A genomic window from Nitrospirota bacterium includes:
- the rimI gene encoding ribosomal protein S18-alanine N-acetyltransferase, producing MSLRDGHGDTVKGRRGDFPALPRPRDSPSSAARLPWLIEAATVRDLDQIVRVERDSFSAPWTRSMFEAELGGNPFARFAVARLPEAGGGSGIVAYVCFWIVFEELRLMNLAVDPAWRRRGLATALVRHALREGAKQGTVRATLEVRASNAAARSLYEKLGFRETARRASYYTNPVEDAVLMETPVGG from the coding sequence ATGAGCCTGCGTGATGGCCATGGCGACACGGTGAAGGGGAGACGGGGTGATTTCCCCGCGCTTCCGCGTCCCCGTGACTCCCCGTCGTCGGCCGCGCGTCTGCCGTGGCTCATCGAGGCTGCGACCGTACGGGACCTTGACCAGATCGTCCGCGTTGAGCGAGACTCCTTTTCCGCCCCGTGGACGCGCAGCATGTTCGAGGCCGAACTGGGCGGAAATCCGTTCGCGCGCTTCGCCGTGGCGCGTCTGCCCGAGGCTGGCGGCGGGAGCGGGATCGTCGCGTACGTTTGCTTCTGGATCGTCTTCGAAGAGCTGAGGCTGATGAACCTGGCAGTCGATCCCGCTTGGCGCAGACGGGGGCTGGCGACGGCGTTGGTGCGGCATGCGTTGCGGGAAGGGGCGAAGCAGGGGACCGTGCGGGCGACCTTGGAAGTCAGAGCCTCCAATGCGGCGGCCCGCAGCCTGTATGAAAAGCTGGGCTTCCGGGAAACGGCCAGGCGGGCGAGCTACTATACGAATCCGGTCGAGGACGCGGTGCTCATGGAAACGCCCGTCGGCGGGTGA
- the radA gene encoding DNA repair protein RadA — protein MGRPKTTFLCQTCGYQSPRWLGRCPDCGRWNSIKEEPVVAPGKGRPAIQGFGASRAVQIDAIQEVGESRLKTGIGEFDRVLGGGVVPGSVTLIGGDPGIGKTTLLLQVLPRLVWEAQKVLYVSGEESPGQIKMRAQRLDVHGPSLYILAETSLEAILKTVQDLEPTALVVDSIQTVSTDQISSAPGSISQVQEVAGQLMWFAKRSGVPVFIIGHVTKEGAIAGPRLLEHIVDTVLYFEGDKGHAYRILRAVKNRFGSTNEIGVFEMRDSGLEEVGNPSALFLAERPEKSTGSVVVASVEGSRPILVELQALVSQTGYAMPKRMANGVEINRVALLLAVMEKRLGLHLSGQDVYVNVVGGMRVEEPAIDLGIVIAVTSSLRERPVDPRTVVLGEIGLGGEVRAISQADLRVREAAKMGFRRCLLPERNLAKLDQVEGVELVGVHEVGEALDAVFV, from the coding sequence GTGGGGCGGCCCAAGACCACATTCCTGTGCCAAACCTGCGGATATCAATCACCTCGATGGCTGGGGCGATGTCCGGACTGCGGCCGGTGGAACAGCATCAAGGAAGAACCGGTAGTGGCGCCGGGGAAGGGGCGGCCGGCGATTCAGGGCTTTGGGGCATCCCGGGCGGTGCAGATCGACGCAATCCAGGAAGTCGGGGAAAGCCGGCTCAAGACCGGAATCGGAGAGTTCGACCGGGTGCTGGGCGGCGGAGTCGTGCCCGGCTCGGTGACCCTGATCGGCGGGGATCCGGGGATCGGGAAGACCACGTTGTTGCTTCAGGTTCTCCCGCGGCTGGTCTGGGAAGCTCAGAAGGTTCTGTACGTCTCCGGGGAGGAATCCCCCGGCCAGATCAAGATGCGGGCCCAACGCCTGGACGTCCACGGCCCGAGCCTCTACATCCTGGCCGAAACCTCGCTCGAGGCGATTCTCAAAACGGTTCAGGATCTTGAGCCGACCGCCCTCGTGGTGGACTCGATTCAGACCGTTTCCACCGATCAGATCAGTTCGGCGCCCGGCAGCATCAGTCAGGTCCAGGAGGTGGCCGGCCAACTGATGTGGTTCGCCAAGCGGAGCGGCGTCCCGGTTTTCATCATCGGGCACGTGACGAAGGAGGGAGCGATCGCCGGGCCCCGGCTCCTCGAGCACATCGTGGACACGGTGCTCTACTTCGAGGGGGACAAGGGGCACGCCTACCGGATCCTGCGGGCGGTCAAAAACCGGTTCGGCTCGACCAACGAGATCGGGGTCTTTGAGATGAGGGACAGCGGGCTGGAAGAGGTCGGGAATCCCTCGGCGCTCTTTCTGGCGGAACGGCCGGAAAAGAGCACCGGCTCGGTGGTCGTCGCCAGCGTGGAGGGATCGCGCCCGATTCTCGTCGAGCTGCAGGCCCTGGTGTCCCAGACCGGCTATGCCATGCCGAAGCGGATGGCGAACGGGGTGGAGATCAACCGGGTCGCGCTCCTCTTGGCGGTGATGGAGAAGCGTCTGGGGCTCCACCTGTCCGGGCAGGATGTGTACGTGAACGTGGTCGGGGGCATGCGGGTCGAGGAGCCGGCCATTGACCTGGGCATCGTCATCGCCGTGACGTCCAGCCTGAGGGAGCGGCCGGTTGATCCGAGGACGGTCGTGCTGGGGGAGATCGGGCTTGGAGGAGAGGTGCGGGCGATCAGCCAGGCGGACTTGCGGGTACGGGAAGCGGCCAAGATGGGATTCCGACGGTGCCTGCTGCCCGAGCGAAACCTCGCCAAGCTGGACCAGGTGGAAGGGGTGGAGCTCGTGGGGGTCCACGAGGTGGGGGAGGCGTTGGATGCGGTCTTTGTTTAG
- a CDS encoding tetratricopeptide repeat protein, whose protein sequence is MRRAVSLLLLLPLAFWLAACAHKEQPKPRSPLAISPSFPRTVIEANQQGTVQYQGGDFEGAKSLFTQVVTGAPQSAEAHYNLGLALYALGEADEARDHFIEAANLAPGNKVIWDSPALRPYGSPDPNIPPKKAKEYQGRAGGRLGQR, encoded by the coding sequence ATGAGGAGAGCCGTTAGTCTGTTGCTGCTCCTTCCGCTCGCGTTCTGGCTCGCGGCTTGTGCGCACAAGGAACAGCCGAAGCCCCGGTCGCCCCTGGCGATCAGTCCCTCGTTCCCCAGGACGGTGATCGAGGCGAACCAGCAGGGGACCGTCCAGTATCAAGGCGGGGACTTCGAGGGGGCCAAGTCGCTCTTCACGCAGGTGGTGACGGGGGCTCCCCAATCCGCGGAAGCCCACTATAATTTGGGGCTGGCCCTGTACGCGCTCGGGGAGGCCGACGAAGCCCGCGACCACTTCATCGAGGCGGCCAATCTGGCGCCGGGGAACAAGGTCATCTGGGACTCGCCGGCCCTCCGTCCCTACGGCTCTCCTGATCCGAACATCCCTCCCAAGAAAGCGAAGGAGTACCAAGGCCGGGCCGGAGGCCGCCTCGGCCAGCGCTGA
- a CDS encoding DUF465 domain-containing protein — MLTDERIAQRLRESSVEFRELEESHHRLDVELAELQRRHVLTPQEELVKKQIQKEKLAKKDKMAELIRQFRESGQRSAAR; from the coding sequence ATGCTCACGGACGAACGGATCGCACAGCGCTTGCGTGAGTCCAGCGTCGAATTTCGAGAGCTGGAGGAGTCACACCACCGACTCGACGTGGAACTGGCGGAACTCCAGCGGCGTCACGTTCTGACTCCGCAGGAGGAGCTCGTCAAGAAGCAGATTCAGAAGGAAAAGCTCGCGAAGAAGGACAAGATGGCGGAGCTGATCCGCCAATTCCGGGAAAGCGGGCAACGTTCCGCCGCCCGTTGA
- a CDS encoding ribonuclease H-like domain-containing protein: MIQSTFVLLKGIGERTERRLWENGVPDWQAFLSRDTLPGIAPARKPLYDAELAGAIRHLDERQARYFTRRLKPRDHWRLYGAFRSDAVYLDIETTGQPAPYGQVTVVGLYANGRMTSLVLHESLTEQRLADELSRYRLIVTYFGSVFDLPYLRATFPGLVLDQPHFDLCFAARHLGLRGGLKHLERLLGVPRPAELHGLDGWEAVRLWEASRRGDPSALDLLLRYNESDTRNLEPLADLLYDRLTALHRPAGRTATAGEPE; this comes from the coding sequence ATGATCCAATCCACCTTCGTCCTGTTGAAGGGAATCGGCGAGCGGACGGAACGGCGCTTGTGGGAGAACGGCGTTCCGGACTGGCAGGCGTTTCTGAGCCGCGACACACTGCCCGGCATCGCCCCGGCGCGGAAACCGCTCTACGACGCCGAACTCGCCGGCGCCATCCGTCACCTCGACGAGCGCCAAGCCCGCTACTTCACCCGTCGCTTGAAACCCCGCGATCATTGGCGGTTGTACGGCGCCTTCCGATCGGACGCCGTCTACCTGGACATCGAGACCACCGGCCAGCCCGCCCCCTACGGCCAAGTGACGGTCGTGGGACTCTATGCGAACGGCCGCATGACCAGCCTCGTGCTCCATGAATCCTTGACCGAGCAGCGGCTGGCCGACGAATTGAGCCGGTATCGCCTGATCGTCACCTACTTCGGCAGCGTCTTCGATCTGCCCTACCTGCGGGCCACGTTCCCCGGGCTGGTCCTGGACCAGCCCCACTTCGACCTCTGCTTCGCGGCCAGACACCTGGGCCTCAGGGGAGGCCTCAAACACCTCGAACGCCTGCTCGGCGTGCCCCGGCCGGCGGAGCTCCACGGACTCGACGGGTGGGAAGCGGTCCGGCTTTGGGAAGCCTCCCGTCGCGGCGATCCCTCGGCCCTCGACCTCTTGCTCCGCTACAACGAATCCGATACGAGGAACCTGGAACCGCTGGCCGACCTCCTCTACGACCGGCTGACGGCCCTGCACCGACCGGCCGGCCGGACCGCGACGGCCGGGGAGCCCGAGTAA
- a CDS encoding Stp1/IreP family PP2C-type Ser/Thr phosphatase, translating into MARPSFQWRGVGLTHTGLVRSSNQDAFAVLDHLGLWIVADGMGGHAGGDVASRLAVDAVAAEWPLSGGAPHGHDAGDAGQLDPADPALPMRRTIAAANHAILMEASRRPELTGMGTTLVALRIVPDPHARAIVAHVGDSRAYAVRDRTITRLTRDHSWVEEQVRAGLLSPAEALSHPWRHVLSRALGTEEQVEPDISVYQLEPEDRVILCTDGLTKMLDDDQILDQVLGAGGSPHQACRNLVQEANRRGGFDNVTVVVVRQPVTPGSAR; encoded by the coding sequence GTGGCGCGTCCGTCGTTCCAGTGGCGAGGCGTCGGGCTGACCCATACGGGATTGGTCCGGTCTTCCAACCAGGATGCCTTCGCCGTCCTCGATCACCTTGGCCTTTGGATCGTCGCCGACGGGATGGGCGGCCACGCCGGGGGCGACGTGGCCAGCCGATTGGCCGTGGACGCTGTCGCGGCAGAATGGCCTCTGTCCGGCGGGGCGCCCCACGGGCACGATGCGGGCGACGCCGGCCAGCTCGATCCAGCCGATCCAGCCTTGCCCATGCGCCGCACGATCGCCGCGGCCAACCACGCCATCCTGATGGAAGCGTCCCGTCGGCCGGAGCTGACCGGGATGGGCACGACCCTCGTCGCCTTGCGGATCGTCCCGGATCCTCACGCCCGCGCGATCGTCGCCCACGTCGGAGACAGTCGAGCCTATGCCGTACGCGACCGGACGATCACGAGACTGACCAGGGACCATTCGTGGGTCGAGGAGCAGGTCCGCGCTGGGCTCCTGTCGCCGGCCGAAGCCCTGTCCCATCCCTGGCGGCACGTCCTGAGTCGCGCCCTGGGAACCGAGGAGCAAGTCGAGCCGGACATCTCCGTGTACCAGCTCGAACCGGAAGACCGCGTCATCCTCTGCACAGACGGCCTGACGAAAATGCTCGATGACGACCAGATCCTCGATCAGGTCCTCGGCGCCGGAGGCTCGCCCCACCAGGCTTGCCGGAACCTGGTTCAAGAGGCGAACCGGCGAGGCGGGTTCGACAACGTCACCGTCGTCGTTGTCCGCCAGCCGGTTACCCCAGGCTCGGCCAGGTGA
- a CDS encoding acetyl ornithine aminotransferase family protein — protein sequence MAKRPTKKPPRGSLPLIRTVPPGPKARAWVRRDEQTVSPSVTRIYPLVVERARGAMVEDVDGNRYLDFTAGIAVVATGHSHPRVVEAIQTQAARFIHMSGTDFYYPAQVKLAEALARITPGRGPKRTFFSNSGTEAVEAAFKLARYRTRRPLTIAFQGAFHGRTMGALSLTGSKAVQRRHFSPLVPGVTHVPYGYCYRCPYGLTYPSCELHCVNVIRDVYFKSLVPPEDVAAIVVEPIQGEGGIVVPPPEFHPMLAKLAREFGILFIVDEVQSGMGRTGKLFAIEHWGVEPDILATGKGIASGLPMGATVASADLMTWQAGAHANTFGGNPIACEAALATIDLLEKKLVANAAAVGEYLLHGLRQLMGRHWLIGDVRGKGLMIGVECVRDRESKEMAVRERNEVIQRCFRKGLLLLGAGQNVIRLVPPLMVTRGEADAALEILDAALADVEGG from the coding sequence ATGGCCAAGCGCCCGACAAAGAAGCCGCCACGCGGCTCCCTTCCCCTGATCCGGACGGTGCCGCCCGGCCCCAAGGCCCGGGCCTGGGTCCGGCGCGACGAGCAGACCGTGTCACCCTCGGTCACGCGCATCTACCCGCTGGTCGTCGAGCGGGCCCGCGGGGCGATGGTCGAGGACGTTGACGGCAACCGCTACCTGGACTTCACGGCCGGCATCGCGGTCGTGGCGACGGGCCATTCCCATCCCAGGGTCGTCGAAGCCATCCAGACCCAGGCCGCGCGCTTCATCCACATGTCCGGGACGGACTTCTACTACCCGGCCCAGGTGAAGCTCGCGGAAGCCCTGGCCCGCATCACGCCGGGGAGGGGACCCAAGCGCACCTTCTTCAGCAACTCCGGCACCGAGGCGGTCGAGGCGGCCTTCAAGCTGGCCCGCTACCGGACCAGACGTCCGCTGACGATCGCCTTCCAGGGAGCCTTCCACGGCCGCACGATGGGAGCGCTCTCGCTGACCGGCAGCAAGGCGGTCCAACGCCGGCATTTCTCGCCGTTGGTTCCCGGCGTCACCCACGTCCCGTACGGCTACTGCTACCGCTGTCCCTACGGGTTGACCTATCCGTCCTGCGAGCTGCACTGCGTGAACGTGATTCGGGACGTGTACTTCAAGAGCCTCGTGCCGCCGGAGGACGTGGCGGCCATCGTCGTCGAGCCGATCCAGGGCGAGGGAGGCATCGTGGTTCCGCCTCCGGAGTTCCACCCGATGCTCGCGAAGCTGGCACGGGAGTTCGGCATCCTGTTCATCGTGGACGAGGTGCAGTCCGGCATGGGCCGGACCGGGAAGCTGTTCGCGATCGAGCATTGGGGCGTGGAGCCGGACATCCTGGCGACCGGCAAAGGCATCGCGTCGGGGCTGCCCATGGGGGCGACCGTCGCCTCGGCTGACCTGATGACCTGGCAGGCCGGCGCCCACGCCAACACGTTCGGCGGGAATCCGATCGCCTGCGAGGCGGCGCTGGCGACGATCGACCTGCTGGAGAAGAAGCTGGTGGCCAACGCGGCGGCGGTGGGCGAGTATCTGTTGCACGGGTTGCGGCAGTTGATGGGACGGCATTGGCTCATCGGCGACGTGCGCGGGAAGGGGCTGATGATCGGCGTCGAGTGCGTACGCGACCGGGAGAGCAAGGAGATGGCGGTCCGGGAGCGGAACGAGGTGATCCAACGGTGCTTCCGCAAGGGCCTGCTCCTGCTCGGGGCCGGGCAGAACGTGATCCGGCTGGTGCCCCCGCTGATGGTGACCAGAGGGGAAGCGGATGCGGCTCTGGAGATTCTGGACGCCGCGTTGGCCGATGTGGAAGGCGGCTGA
- the tsaB gene encoding tRNA (adenosine(37)-N6)-threonylcarbamoyltransferase complex dimerization subunit type 1 TsaB, giving the protein MKLLAVETATSRQSVALLDGQLVMDRLDRDSRGSHAKWLVPTIDGLLQANGLTLSDLEGLAISIGPGSFTGLRVGLATMMGFRAVTGRPLVAVPTLEALAWNLRGAAGSVCPILRARAGEVYWAVYCWNRDGGLRQTVPEQVAPVERVARSLRGPMIVLGEGWMEYRDEWRRLLGDRSDAVREAPGDAMAASAVSVGLAALDRLGRGEVAGLGLAPRYVQRTEAELAWAARHAER; this is encoded by the coding sequence GTGAAGCTGTTGGCGGTGGAAACGGCGACCTCGCGGCAGAGCGTCGCATTGCTGGACGGACAGCTCGTGATGGACCGGTTGGACCGGGACTCTCGCGGGAGTCATGCCAAGTGGCTGGTCCCCACCATCGACGGGCTGCTCCAGGCGAACGGCCTGACCCTTTCTGACCTGGAAGGATTGGCGATCTCGATCGGTCCCGGGTCCTTTACCGGTTTGCGCGTCGGTCTGGCGACCATGATGGGGTTCAGGGCGGTGACCGGGCGCCCTCTCGTAGCCGTTCCCACCCTCGAAGCATTGGCCTGGAATCTGCGCGGAGCCGCCGGTTCCGTCTGCCCGATCCTCAGGGCTCGCGCCGGGGAGGTCTATTGGGCCGTCTATTGCTGGAATCGGGATGGAGGGCTTCGGCAGACGGTGCCGGAGCAGGTCGCCCCGGTCGAGAGGGTCGCACGGTCCCTGCGGGGGCCGATGATCGTGTTGGGGGAGGGATGGATGGAGTACCGGGACGAATGGCGTCGGCTGCTCGGAGACCGGAGCGACGCCGTCCGTGAGGCGCCCGGGGACGCGATGGCGGCCTCGGCCGTCAGTGTGGGCTTGGCGGCGCTGGATCGCCTGGGGCGGGGGGAGGTGGCCGGGCTCGGCCTCGCTCCCCGGTACGTCCAGCGGACGGAGGCGGAGCTTGCCTGGGCGGCGAGGCACGCGGAACGATGA
- the bcp gene encoding thioredoxin-dependent thiol peroxidase: MAEVGRGDRAPDFSLPDQNGKTVSLKSLKGSPVVLYFYPKDDTPGCTKEACGFRDAEARIKKAGAIVLGVSLDGPESHRKFIGKYNLPFSLLCDEEAVVSKAYGVYKRKSLYGKTYWGIERSTFVIGPDGIVKAAFRKVKVDGHTDEVLAVLKG; the protein is encoded by the coding sequence ATGGCGGAAGTGGGCAGAGGTGATCGGGCGCCGGATTTTTCCCTGCCCGATCAAAACGGGAAGACCGTCAGCTTGAAGAGTCTGAAGGGCAGTCCGGTGGTCCTCTATTTCTATCCCAAGGATGACACGCCGGGTTGCACCAAAGAGGCCTGCGGGTTTCGCGACGCGGAGGCCCGCATCAAGAAGGCGGGGGCGATCGTGTTGGGCGTGAGCCTGGACGGTCCCGAGTCTCACCGCAAGTTCATCGGCAAATACAACCTCCCGTTCTCGCTCCTGTGCGACGAAGAGGCGGTCGTCTCCAAGGCCTACGGGGTCTACAAGCGGAAGAGCCTGTATGGCAAGACCTACTGGGGGATCGAACGCAGCACGTTCGTGATCGGCCCAGACGGCATCGTCAAGGCCGCGTTCCGGAAAGTGAAGGTTGACGGCCACACGGACGAGGTGCTGGCGGTCCTGAAAGGGTGA
- a CDS encoding methyltransferase domain-containing protein: MEKRELSHQLDISFTRYRELMEIVPDVVYELDSAGRFLSINQNVFSLLGYNPQELIGAHFSTLIPQTHEGLAIWRMNERRTGSRSTRRLQLPLAAKSAHGTQSAIVQVELAATGLYDKRRFVGTIGVIRKTGGVHGEASALPLPVAELPRPQASIASPEPGDRLRPPRLPQAGERRCAPRVALTGRARFSLGPWKWEGTSMDISLGGVRLGFDETVPAAERQPVQIVIHFDSSVLELPGVVSRVRIGGTSGPIASSVGSAFECIVAFSQLGATEGAVLAQLLQEIPRQTLSIELAGSLSLPQDMGEQEVSKGTESPTTPYSEPEGRRPAEGRAVWKNYLAYSACLANFPDYWQTLAQIFRLAGARRGGERILDAGCGSGLAGTFLLMDEAYRVRSAPRDLAKPLHYVGIDFVSEALLRASHNLSRMAAELSAQSTGVAWPESLVKLSFGVADLNRELPFRESSFDRIVCHFVINYLESPESSLRELVRLLRPGGTLVVTTLKPLADLSEIQRNLFPIADQPDMVKQAMKLLSLWSRIEQGATPARVRPIDEHELTALLRASGAQCPRIYRVFANQAVLALTAKA; encoded by the coding sequence GTGGAAAAGCGGGAGCTGAGCCACCAATTGGACATCTCGTTCACACGCTACCGCGAACTCATGGAAATCGTGCCGGACGTGGTCTACGAGCTGGATTCGGCCGGCCGCTTCCTTTCCATCAACCAAAACGTCTTCTCATTGCTCGGGTACAACCCCCAAGAACTGATCGGCGCCCATTTTTCAACCCTCATTCCCCAAACTCACGAAGGGCTTGCGATATGGCGAATGAACGAACGGCGCACGGGGTCGCGTTCGACGCGCCGGCTACAACTCCCCCTTGCCGCCAAATCGGCGCATGGGACGCAGTCAGCCATCGTCCAGGTGGAGTTGGCCGCCACCGGGCTTTACGACAAGCGGCGGTTTGTGGGAACCATCGGCGTCATCCGCAAGACTGGCGGCGTACACGGGGAGGCCAGCGCGCTCCCGCTGCCGGTGGCCGAGCTTCCACGTCCGCAAGCGTCCATCGCATCTCCCGAGCCAGGAGACCGGCTGCGACCGCCGCGCCTTCCGCAGGCAGGGGAACGACGGTGCGCCCCGCGCGTGGCTCTGACCGGCAGAGCTCGCTTCTCCCTTGGGCCATGGAAGTGGGAGGGGACGTCCATGGACATTTCGCTCGGCGGTGTGCGGCTGGGTTTCGATGAGACGGTCCCCGCTGCCGAACGACAACCGGTACAGATCGTCATCCACTTCGACTCGTCGGTCCTCGAATTGCCGGGAGTGGTCAGCAGAGTCAGAATCGGCGGGACATCGGGCCCAATCGCTTCCAGCGTTGGTTCCGCGTTCGAATGCATCGTGGCGTTTTCCCAACTCGGCGCCACCGAAGGAGCGGTTCTCGCACAACTGCTGCAAGAGATACCGCGGCAGACGCTTTCAATCGAACTGGCCGGCTCCCTATCGCTCCCGCAGGATATGGGAGAGCAGGAAGTCTCAAAGGGGACGGAGTCCCCCACGACGCCCTACTCGGAACCTGAAGGCCGCAGACCGGCTGAAGGCCGAGCCGTGTGGAAGAATTATCTTGCCTACTCTGCGTGCCTCGCGAATTTTCCCGACTACTGGCAGACGCTCGCCCAAATTTTCCGCCTAGCCGGAGCGCGCCGCGGGGGCGAGCGAATCCTGGACGCGGGCTGCGGATCTGGACTCGCAGGGACATTTCTCCTCATGGACGAAGCCTATCGAGTTCGCAGCGCACCGAGAGACCTGGCCAAACCGCTTCACTATGTGGGCATAGACTTCGTCTCAGAAGCGCTGCTTCGGGCCAGCCACAACCTGTCCCGAATGGCCGCCGAGCTGTCGGCTCAATCCACAGGAGTGGCATGGCCGGAGTCCCTCGTGAAGCTCTCCTTCGGCGTCGCGGATCTGAACCGGGAGCTTCCGTTCCGCGAAAGTTCGTTCGATCGGATCGTCTGCCACTTCGTGATCAATTATCTGGAGAGCCCGGAATCCTCCCTTCGCGAATTGGTGCGGCTCCTCCGCCCGGGGGGAACCCTGGTCGTCACGACCTTGAAACCCCTGGCCGACCTGTCAGAAATCCAGCGAAACCTCTTTCCTATTGCCGACCAGCCCGACATGGTGAAGCAGGCCATGAAGCTGCTGAGCCTCTGGAGCAGAATCGAGCAAGGCGCCACGCCTGCCCGCGTCCGACCGATTGACGAACACGAACTGACGGCCCTTCTGCGCGCAAGCGGCGCCCAATGTCCGCGAATCTACCGTGTCTTCGCGAATCAAGCCGTCCTCGCCCTGACAGCGAAGGCCTAG
- a CDS encoding cyclophilin-like fold protein, whose product MGENGTRRIRILVGGIKLDAELKANKTADGIYAALPVDAPVNLWGEEFYFKLPGVRDHRETATTQVEIGDIAYWGIGEILAIFFGRTPMSLGPDPVPADRVNVVGRILGDATLLRQAAEATRIRVEKV is encoded by the coding sequence ATGGGTGAGAACGGAACGCGACGCATCAGGATTCTGGTAGGGGGGATCAAGCTCGACGCCGAATTGAAGGCCAACAAGACCGCCGACGGGATCTATGCGGCCCTGCCCGTCGACGCTCCCGTGAACCTCTGGGGAGAGGAGTTCTACTTCAAGCTGCCCGGAGTCAGAGACCATCGGGAGACGGCGACGACCCAGGTAGAAATCGGCGACATCGCCTATTGGGGGATCGGGGAGATCCTGGCCATTTTCTTCGGACGGACGCCGATGAGCCTGGGACCGGATCCGGTGCCGGCCGACCGGGTCAACGTCGTGGGGCGGATTCTCGGGGACGCCACGCTGTTGCGTCAGGCCGCGGAGGCGACCAGAATCCGGGTGGAGAAAGTCTGA
- a CDS encoding 3-oxoacyl-[acyl-carrier-protein] synthase III C-terminal domain-containing protein, producing MPSKNAADSQEALQLEAGEAHAEAASPSAQSETIADRRGAHRDPLRIPFRLRFQDTEVSGVSQDISPTGISILSDTALGVGTPLTLQCSFAETCYLDLSAQVAYCRRMEGDASPLYTIGVRLAALRDWEQKIILSAVESLRENPSGREKSLLTLLVSKDAVALEAAKLYTQAKRPRADRLHTARRSCVHASKIIGWGAYLPPNMITNGHVNAMLARNGEKTKFGDVVGALTGIQARHYAGSRTYPSDLAVEASARALKSAGVDPKDLEVIISCGVSRDVEEPATACIIQEKLGATNAYVFDLANACNGFVSGIDVLDSFIASGRYEVGLVTAGEVISQFINWEPETKGDLRLSSMGYTLGDGGGAAVLTRTKNGEQRGIKARWFLTDSSYWEVAVVPLMENSSSKRLFRSNGVEIERAALQHVPIGVEETMRMLDWDISDIELIVPHQVSHHIIDNLFHKRLGMPQEKIFWSYPRHGNVGAASMPVALCTALSENRLKIGDKILLVGGSGGFGVGIMGLIL from the coding sequence ATGCCGAGTAAAAATGCTGCAGACTCTCAAGAGGCTCTCCAACTCGAAGCCGGGGAAGCTCACGCCGAGGCCGCCAGCCCCTCGGCGCAGTCGGAAACGATCGCAGACCGGCGCGGCGCTCATCGAGACCCGCTACGCATCCCCTTTCGGTTGCGCTTCCAAGACACCGAAGTGTCCGGAGTCTCGCAGGACATCAGCCCCACTGGGATCAGCATCCTGAGTGACACGGCCTTAGGCGTCGGGACGCCGCTCACGCTGCAGTGCTCCTTCGCAGAAACCTGCTACTTGGATCTCTCCGCGCAAGTCGCGTACTGTCGAAGGATGGAAGGCGATGCCTCTCCTCTCTATACCATCGGGGTGCGGCTCGCGGCCCTCCGAGACTGGGAACAAAAAATCATCCTCTCGGCCGTCGAATCGTTGCGGGAGAATCCCTCCGGCCGGGAGAAGTCCCTGCTCACGCTCTTAGTCAGTAAGGACGCGGTCGCCCTGGAAGCCGCCAAGCTGTACACCCAAGCGAAACGACCGCGAGCTGACAGGCTCCACACCGCTCGTCGTAGCTGCGTTCATGCTTCCAAAATCATCGGCTGGGGAGCCTACCTGCCCCCCAACATGATCACGAACGGCCACGTCAACGCCATGTTGGCCCGCAACGGTGAAAAGACAAAGTTCGGCGACGTGGTTGGAGCACTCACCGGCATTCAAGCCCGCCACTACGCAGGGTCGCGGACATACCCGTCGGATCTTGCCGTAGAAGCTAGCGCTCGCGCCTTGAAAAGCGCCGGCGTGGATCCGAAGGATCTTGAGGTCATTATCTCCTGCGGCGTTTCTCGCGATGTCGAAGAGCCTGCAACCGCCTGCATTATCCAGGAAAAACTCGGGGCAACGAACGCCTATGTTTTTGACCTGGCCAACGCCTGCAATGGATTCGTTTCTGGGATCGACGTGCTGGATTCGTTCATCGCCTCCGGGCGGTATGAAGTAGGTCTCGTCACGGCAGGTGAGGTGATTTCCCAATTCATCAACTGGGAGCCGGAGACAAAGGGCGACCTGAGACTCAGTTCAATGGGCTATACGCTCGGAGACGGCGGTGGCGCCGCGGTCCTCACGCGCACCAAGAACGGCGAGCAGCGTGGAATCAAGGCTCGGTGGTTCCTGACGGACAGTTCTTATTGGGAGGTGGCTGTTGTCCCGCTCATGGAGAACTCGTCGAGCAAAAGGCTTTTCAGAAGCAATGGGGTCGAAATTGAGCGGGCCGCACTCCAACACGTTCCGATCGGTGTCGAGGAAACCATGAGGATGCTGGATTGGGATATCTCCGATATCGAGTTGATCGTCCCGCATCAGGTTTCACACCATATCATCGACAATTTATTCCATAAGAGACTGGGAATGCCGCAGGAAAAAATATTCTGGAGTTACCCCAGACACGGAAATGTCGGGGCCGCGAGCATGCCTGTCGCGCTTTGTACGGCTCTAAGCGAAAACCGTTTAAAGATTGGGGACAAAATCTTGCTCGTTGGTGGGTCCGGCGGATTCGGCGTCGGAATCATGGGACTGATCCTCTAA